The sequence below is a genomic window from Lolium perenne isolate Kyuss_39 chromosome 7, Kyuss_2.0, whole genome shotgun sequence.
TGGAATTTCATTTATTTGCAGTAATCTATGTCAGCATGGCATTGTCACGTTCTTGATATTTgaaagctcaactgaaaatttaaGCTTTCTTGAAAATCATGGAACAACATCACGAAGAAAAAAGCACATATATTGTTAGCTGCAATATGTACCAAATTTACCTTCATGATGTGAAAATCATTCCATGGACCTTTGTTAGACCTGAGACATCCTCCCTCACTAGCACAAGTGCATGTTCCACCCAAAAATTCAGGAAGTTGGCTGCGGATAGAAAAATGACGTGTTCAATCAAAGGTACTACAGAAAAGCTTTATGATAAATAAATTTTACATTTCTACTACTCAATAATCGTAAAAGAAGTGCACCTTTCATCTATTACTTCAAGAAGTTTGCTTTGGAATTTTGTTCCCAAAACCTACAGTTGAGGTTCCATCAAAAATTTATTTGAAAAGACAAGAAAAAAAACTGCGGGAATCTCATGCTCACATGTATCTTCGAGGCAGTTTTAATGTCAAGAAAGCCTTTCACTGAATTCCATAGTAGCTTGAAACCACTCCCAGCGTTTACAACAAACATCTGATGCAATGTCTGAGTATAGAAGTAAAGTGTTCAGTACACTGGCAGCAAGTATTAAACTAGATAAGTAAATGTAACAAAGGCATACCTCAGGATAATAATCACTGTCTATCTTTTGCATTCTAGTTAACATTTCCCTTGCTGTTTTGCTGAAGTTCTTGAAACCCTGCAGCAAAATAGAAGGGGAAATGTTAGCATGCAATTTATACTGCAAACTAAAACTAAACAAAGTCAGTCTTGTACTTTGACATAAGGTCCAGTGAAAATGGAAAGAACCATCATACCACGCCTTCGACATCCAGTATAGTTGTTGTAGAATTAATATGCCTTTTCGCGGCGATAGAGCATGCTGGAAACTTGTCACAAAAGGCTCTCTCAAATTCTTGCACATGATACTTGATGTAGCGGTCAACTGTAGTGATATCCATCAGTTTATTTGGTTCAACTTTCCCTAATCTCTCGATGTATACTGGTCTTCCTTGCCTGTCAACTCCATGGTAGCCCTGAGGATAATAGCAAAGCACCTCCGCTAGCTCTCCAAAACTGAAATCCTGCAAGATTCAGTTCCCAGTGGCAGGTGTTAGTTATAATCTTGATAAGAAATAAAAATGTGATTTCAGATAAAGATAGTTTTTTTAGAATTAAagttactactgtaacaaccaaAACAGACTAGGATTTTATTATTTAGAAAACAAGACGAAGCTAACatttatcactctataccttaagAACATCTAGGGACTGTTTGGTTGCTTCACTAGGGTTGTCAATATTGCAGCATTTTCTGCCACTCATGCCTACGGTTAGGCGATCAAAATGAGGGCCACACTTGAGGGAAGCTTGCCAAACGTTCCTGACTcagtgacatgcgggtcccaggttGCGTGAAAAGAATCTTGCCACAAATGCGGCAGCCGACCAAATGGGTGACTAACTCAATCAAACTTTGCAAGAAGGAGccgtatgcatcaattgatgcagaggctgggctgccaaatttggaaaaaaaaaaaaaaactcaatcAAACTTGCCTAACTTGTGGTGTGGCAAAGTGTGGCAACATAATATACCAGCTCAACACGCCCTAGTTTAATATACTTGATGTTCATTAGGAAAGTTCAATCCGAATTAAATGTTCATACACAACAATATAGAGTATCTCTAGACGAGAACAATTAGGTGGTATATGGTATCAGCAAATAGTGCAGTTTCATAAACCGTTTTATCCACAAAACTGTGGGttcctttttttttttcgagaacccgCAGGAGATCTGCGCGTCATTTCATTAAGATTAAGGGGGGAAAACGATTACAACCGAACCATGGGCTCAGTACACCACCATGCCGCAAAGAAGCGGCGGACACACCTATACTACTCCTCTCGCCAACCCACGCCTGTTTGCAGTATTTAAAAAAGAGGTCAGGAGCTCTTTTTGCTAAACAAGGAAACAATTTCTTCTTCCCTCGTTGTCTCGATCGCCCAATCCGTTTCACCTCTCCCCTTCCTTTGCCTTTTCTACTGTCATGGATGTGCAAGAAGCCCCAGTTGAATAGAATAAAAACGGTCTGTGCTCTTGGCTGCACTGACATCTCTTCTAGAAATTGTTTACCCATTTACTTCTGATCTTTGGCCCCATGGGATGTCAGCGGCCAGGGCAGGCTGAGGCAAGAGAAGCAGCGCACGGCAGTATGACATTTCAGGCAGCATGCGATTTACAGGTACTACTCAATTTAGCAACAAGAGAAAGAGAAAACGATGACTCAATGGCCTGGTAGATGCGGCAGAAAAGGAGAGAAGAGGCGTCTCTAGCTACTAATTGTTGTTTGATAATTTGATCCACTATATTAACCATGTGTCCTGATTCAATTTATTCGAACGAACATGAATTAACAAAATTGTGACAAAACTCAGTGGTATAATTGCCAAACACGCTGTAGTTTTCgcaaaaccacaaacaactacAGCAATCCTAAACTGCGGTATTCAGTGCCCATGTCATGTAAAACTGTGGTATTGAAATAGTGCACTTTAAGAAAAAAGGTGCCCACATAGAGCCTTAGTCTCACCTCTAGTATTGTATCTGCACCAAATTCTTTTCTCCACTGGAGCATCTCAGCCCACATATGAACAGCTTTCTCAGTGTCAAATTTCCTTGCCTTCAAAAACCTACGGTGTAGGAAAGAAATCGTTTAGACTTGTAGTGTAAATATAACAAGAAAACATGCTTCACTAGGTGTTTGTTTGTTATTTAGTTCTGTTCGAGCATCAACCTCAGCAATGTGTGATAATCATTAAGTTTGTCAGATAGCAAATTTCTGCTCAAAAGCTCTTGCTGAAATGTGAAGACAGAGCGTTCCTCTTCCTCATCTCTGACATCTTCAATTGTGACAGAAGAAGCCCGATGCCCAACCTTTCTCTTCCCACGCTTCTTGAGTGAATGTGTGAGCTTGCTCGATGCATTTAGCGCTTTCTTCTTGAGTGAACCACCGATGGACAATCTCCTCCTCTCATCCTCTGAGTTCTCTATGTCTGACCTCCGATCTTTCCACTCCTCGAGTGAGAACAGCCCCTCCATGCTATGTGACCGTCGCCGCACTTCATGCAAAACACAGTATGCATACTTTTTAAGTAAATACTTTATTGATCTTGTAGCCTCTAAATCAAGAGGAAATAATACACAGGTAAGACAAAAGAAACCGGATTATACCTGACATTTTTCTGGAAGCAGAAGACTGAATATGCAGGTTGGAATGCTTTTATTATGCGATTATATGCTCGTCTTCATCCACACAAATGCAGCTGGAATGGAGTAGAGGTCGAGCAAAGTATCATGAGAATGTGAATGCCCGACTTGAGAGTAGATAACACACACTCGTTTTCTTTGCATGAAGAGTTCTTGGTTTCTTCAGTAGAACAGGAACGGGAGGGACAATCCGCAATTTCTCACGTTGCTAGTACTTTTTACCAGTGGTACCGGATAATGAAACGTCTGAATTAAAGCGAAAGAAAGAGATCGCGACATTATAACCAGGCGGTTATAGCTTGTAGTACGTATAGATTAAAGAAACATAAAATGCCTGACAAAGAAGAGAAGGAATTATGAAAACATGTGCTCCAGTAAAGCTCAGACAAGTCCTTTACTGGGTATCTGCACAAAGAAATTGATAATTCTGACAAAAAGTTTGTGGGCTATCATGACAAGAATCTGAGGAAGTGCAAATATGGCAGAGTATTCAAGATGATCGTTATTAGTTTTCAGTGGAGCCTCATTTCGATGAAGAAGCGGACATTAAGCTTAAACAAGCACTTGAACCAGGAAAGAGCGTGGTCAACAAGCAGCTTTTGACCAGAATTAATCGCCGAAAGTGCCTGCCCAGCTCAAATAAAGGCATTCAACGATTTTACTACTAGTTATTAGTGGACACTAAGAAACGCATGGCACATTGACACTTAAGTCTGAACAAGaacttaatttttttttttgagggagctggacaagaacttaaaaactcagatgaatccaaTTGTTCTTCTCGGACAAAAGAAGACTATGTTCTGAGATGGTATGATCAGAAACAAGCGAAAAAAACTAATCGAAATTATGTAAATGCGCTAGAACAAAATTATCTATAGTGTACAAATTCTACTTTGGATCAGGCTACGCTTGAGCCAAAGTGAAGAAGGGAAACTAGAGCAAAAAAAAATCAGAGAAGCCCAAATAAATGGTTGCTCTGAAACAAGATGCAGAAAAGTAGACACGAGATTCACTAATCAACACCAGTATGTTTCCTTAGTCAACCACCAAAGAGCAAGAGCAGCAATTGACGTCCAAAGGCAGCACAGATCAGAGCTCACGGTGGGTTCAGACGAAAAGCACTAGGAGTGTCGCTGAATCAAATTGAAATCAGCAACGGCCCTCCGAGCCGGGAGTAGTTCTGGGGAAGAGACGATTGAACTCCCCAATTTTATTTTCAACGAAATTCGAAACATTGTATGGTCGGAGGACTCCATTCCGATTTCTTTTCTTGAAAAGATCATGCCGACAAAGAAGACGGGGAAAGATCGCATCACCTTGGGGTGGAAGTGGAATCAAGGGCCAACAATGCCGTTCCTTCGGCCGCAGCGGCAATTGACCAACCTGCGATGAATCCGCTGGGAGGAGTTCGTGGGTGTGGTGAGGTTGCGGGTGGGGGGACTGGGACAGGTTGTTGAAACTGACCAACCTGTGCTGCGTTGTACCCAACAGAAGCGGGTTTAtaaaaaaaaattaagaaaaagaaGCGGGTTTTTTTTTGAAGCGGGTTTGAGCTGCCATGTTCCCTTGCTTTTCCTTTGCCGTACCACGCCTAACCTCCACTAATTTCGGTTCAAGCGCTGCTGGTCGTTCGGTCGCTGGTCGTGCGTCGCGGGCCATGATGACCTGCTTGCATTGTGGGCCCTGGTATAAAGACCATGGAGGTGGTCCATCCATCCTAATTTGCTTTTGCTTTTGTCAGCTTTAACCCTCCTTATGAAAGGGCGTGGCTGTTGGACTAAGGAGTATCTTGAATCTTCTATAGTTTTAGGTCATGTTTGATGTAAGAGAGTTTTATTCCCCTAGCGAAAAACCTAGGGTTAGTCTCCTCTGGCGGCGTTGAACCCATCGAGAGTTTCTACCGTGGATCGTCAAATATCCGACTATCTCTCACCCCGGTGATCGGTGGGCGTCCCTCTGGCGCCGGAAGCGGATCTCCGAAGGCGGAAATTGGCAGTGCTGCGGATCCTCAGGGTCCCTGATGGCGGATAAAGCGGAATCGAGCAAAGGGAAGGAAAACAAAGATGAAAACGTCGGTGATGTACTGAATAGGTTGCATCTGGAGGACGATGAGGTGGAGGACTTCGTCTGGGAAGATGAAGTAGCGGAATCTGAGGTAAAAGCTAAGTGGCTTTCCATTGCCCGAGTTCATACATCCAAATTAGGGTTTAGCCAGAGTGCCCTTTTCTTGGATATGTGATCGGCTTGGAACCTAGCAAGGGAAGTAACCTGGAGAAGAATCGAGGACAACCTGTTTACAATACAATTCAATTGCTTGGCGGACTGGAATAAGGCGATGCACCAGGGGCCTTGGTTGTTTCGTGATCAAGGTCTAATCATGGAGGAGTATGATGGTTTCACCAATCCTCTGTCCATTAAACTGGACAAGATTACGGTATGGGCACAAATACATAAGTTACCAGATAACTATATCAAGGAGCATGTGATAAGAGGGATGTTGAGAGGAGTGGGCGAAGTACCGGAAGTTCAGATAAAGCTGTCGACGGGGTTCATTGGCAGTTTTGTGCGACTGAAGGTAAAACTTGATACTCATAAAAAAACTGAGCAGATTTGTCTCTATGACAAGGGATAAAAAGAAAGAATACTATCAAGTCAAATATGAAAAGATGCCAGATTTTTGTGCTCACTGTGACATGATCGGTCATTGGTATGAGGAATGTGGAACTGGTGAGCATGATCAAGGTTCATTTGAATGGGGGGATTTTATTTTGGCGGATGGAGGTCAAGGCCGTGGTCATCGTGGACAAGGCAGAGGCTGTGGGAATAGAGGAGAAGACATGTATGCTCGTGGAAGAGGTAGAGGGGGAGGAAGTTTCACATCAAATGCGGGGGCTGGTCCAAGAGGACCAAACCTTACAGATGATATGGACTATGAGGAGCTCTCTTTGCACAATTCTACTGCTCGTAAGCGTCTGGCTTTGAACTCGTGCATGGCTAATGGAACCTTGGTGGAGGGGGTACCAGGTTCGGGTGTCTTGGATAAAGTAGCTGCGATTTAGGATCACCGGGGTACTGACAAAGACACGGAAACTGATCTTACTGGTACTccacagaaaaatgcaaataaaaaGAAAGCAAGGAAAGATGGGGAAGTTTCACATCAAGATACAATTATTGAAGGAACGGAGGCCTCCCTCGAGGAGGACCGCCAAGAGCAATGAAAATATTAGGTCTCAACTGCCACGGCCTTGGCGGGGCTGCGGCAGTGTTATCGCTTCTCGATGTTCAGAAGCGTAGAGGGGCTAATGTCATGTTTCTTTCAGAAACTCATTTGGATGAATTCCTTGCGGAGTGTCTTCGTAGACGTCTACGGATGGACCAAATATGTTGTTAGGAGTGAAGGTCATAGTGGTGGTCTCATGTTACTTTGGAAGAAGGAAATTGGGGTGGATCTTCGATTCAAATGTGACAATTACATTGATGTAACTATTGGTAGAGGAGTGGAAAATATTTGGCGTTTCACTGGGATGTATGGAGAACCAAAATGGGagaataagtatatgacttaggaTCATTTGAGGAATTTGCATGCTCAGAGCACTATGCCATGGCTTGTTCTCGGTGACCTAAATGAAATCCTTTACCCATTTGAAAAAAAGGGAGGCAATcaaatgtagggattcgttgcatagaaaacaaaaaatttcctaccgcgagaacgcaatccaagccaagatgcaatctagaagacgggagcaacgaggagatcatcgagactcacccttgaagatttccaaagcctacaagatgaggctcttgttgctgcggtagacgatcacttgccgcttgcaaaagcgcgtagaagatcttgatcacagcgccacgatcgggcagcacctccgtactcggtcacacgttcggtgttgatgaagacgacgtccttctccccgttccagcgggcagcggaagtagtagctcctccttgaatccggcagcacgacggcgtggtggcggtggcgatggagaactccggcggagcttcgctaagcgttgagggagaggtggaggagagggggaggctagggtttgggagaggggggcgccggccactatagggtgcggccaccttgtgggcttggggtggccggccccctccccttgtccctcattatataggtggaacacccaagagttggtctacaagtcttcgaataagaccccaaaccaaaaccttccatatgacatgaaacctacccaaggtgggattcccacttgaggtgggactcccacctttccttgggagggggtggccggccacctttggtggagtccacctgggactccaccctctagggttggccggccatgggtggtggagtccctccgggactccgccttccaaagtgatttcttccggacttttctagaaccttctagaaccttccataaatgcaccggatcattttcaaacttataaaatgacttcctatatatgaatcttattctccggaccattccggaactcctcgtgaagtccgggatcccatccgagacttcgaacaatacttcaaactccattccatattcaagttctactattacaacatcaaaccttaagtgtgtcaccctacggttcgcgaactatgtagacatggttgagatcctcttcaaccaataaccaatagcgggatctggagatccataatggctcccacatattcaacgatgacttagtgatcgaatgaaccattcacatacgataccaattccctttgtcacgcgatattttacttgtccgaggtttgatcatcggtatcactctataccttgttcaacctcgtctcctgacaagtactcgttactcgtaccgtggtatgtggtctcttatgaacttattcatatgcttgcaagacattagacggcattccaccgagagggcccagagtatatctatccgtcatcgggatggacaaatcccactgttgatccatattcctcaactcatactttccggatacttaatcccacctttataaccacccatttacgcagtggcgtttgatgtaatcaaagtacctgatctcatggtcataaggactaggtaactatgtatcgaaagcttatagcaaataacttaatgacgtgatcttatgctacgcttaattgggtgtgtccattacatcattcatataatgatataaccttgttattaacaacatccaatgttcatgattatgaaactaatcatctattaatcaacaagctagttaagaggcttactagggactcattgttgtttacataacacacatgtatcaatgtttcggttaatacaattatagcatggtatataaacatttatcataaacataaagatatataataaccacttttattattgcctcttgggcatatctccaacagtctcccacttgcactagagtcaataatctagattacgttgtaaggtacctaacacccatggcattctggtgttgttcATGCTTtgtcctagggagagctttagtcaacggatctgctacattcagatcagtgtgtactttgcaaatctttacttctccatcttcgatgtactcgcgaatcgaatgataacgcagcttgatatgcttcagcctcttgtgtgaccttggttcttgtgcattggcgatggcacccatgttgtcacaatagatgactagtgggtccaatgcactaggaaccacaccgagctctacaatgaaccttttcatccataccgcttctgatgaagcctctgaagccgctatgtactccgattctgttgatgacttcaccaccgtgcactgcttcgagcttgcccagcttatcgcaaagaccattcaatataaacacgtaccagattgtgacttagagtcatcgggatcgttgttccaacttgcacCGGTGGAACTTGGTAcaccgagctcttggtcacccccAGACCAAAGACACATATCCTGAgtgcttttcaagtacttcagatattcttgaccgccgtccagttgttccattcccggatcactttgatatctgctagtcaaactaacaaagatgtgctatatccggtctagtacatagcatggcatacataatagagcctatcgccgaggcataggggatccgactcatcctttctctttcttctgcgccGTAgccgaccttgagtcttactcaagaccttgcctcggtaacataggtaagaatcctttcttactttcgtccattctaaacttctttagaatcttgtccagtatgtactcgtgatagccctattagacgtcttgatctatctctataaatcttgatgcctaatatatacgatgcttcaccaaggtctttcattgaaaaactattattcaaataaccctttacatcaCTTAATAGttatatatcattcccaatcaataatatgtcatctacatataatatcaggaatgctacagtagctcccactcactttcttgtaaatacaggcctctccatgacactgtataaacccgaagtctttgatcaccttatcaaagcgtcggttccaacttctcgatgcttgcttcagtccatagattgaacgctgaagtttgcatactttgtcagcatttttaggatcgacaaaacctttgggttgtaccatatacaactcttcctcaatgtctccattaaggaacgccgttttgacatccatctgccaaatctcataatcgaaaaatgcagctattgctaacaaaatcctcacagattttagcttcgctacaggtgagaaagtctcatcgtagtcaacaccttgaatttgtcggaaaccctttgcgacaagtcgagctgtatagacagtaatattaccatcaagatcctgctttttctcttgaagatccatttattctcgacagccttgcggctatcaggtaagtctaccaaagtccatactttgttatcatacatggatcccatttcggatttcatggcttcttgccatttgttggaatctgggatcatcatcgcttcttcatacgtcgcagggtcttcatcattgttgtccacaatcatgacatttagacaaggatcataccaatcaggagtggcacattcccttgtcgatctgcgaggttcagtagctatctcgtttgaagtttcatgatcatcatcattagcttcctctgttgacggttgatgtctactttccccctcctttcctgtagacagtgttgggcctccaagagcagaggtttgtagaacagcagcaagttttcccttaagtggatcacccaaggtttatcgaactcagggaggaagaggtcaaagatatccctctcatgcaaccctgcaaccacaaagcaagaagtctcttgtgtccccaacacacctaataggtgcactagttcggcgaagagatagtgaaatacaggtggtatgaatatatatgagcaaagagtaacggtgccgtaaaatagcttgtcaagtgcgtgtagttgatggtggtagtattgcagcagtagtaacacaagaaaaacaaagaaacaagcagcgatagcagtatttaggaacaaggcctagggattacactttcactagtggacactctcaacattgatcacataacagaatagataaatgcatactctacacttttgttggatgatgaacacattgcgtaggattacacgaaacctcaatgccggagttaacaagctccacaataatgctcatattttagtaacctttagtgtaagatagatcaaaagactaaaccaagtactagcatagcatgcacactgtcaccttcatgcatatgtaggaggaatagatcacatcaatattatcatagcaatagttaacttcgcaatctacaagagatcatgatcatagcataaaccaagtactaacacggtgcacacactgtcacctttacacacgtgcaggaggaatagaactactttaataactttgctagagtagcacatagatagtagtgatacaaaactcatatgaatctcaatcatgtaaagcagctcatgagatcattgtattgaggtacataggagagagattaaccacatagctaccggtacagccccgagcctcgatggagaactactccctcctcatgggagcagctgcggtgatgaagatggcggtggagatggcagcggtgtcgatggagaagccttccgggcacttccgctccggcagggtgccgaacagactcctgtccccgcatcttggcgtcgcgatggcggcggctcgggaaggtttctgtggtttcgtcgaacgcctcgtggttttcgatccaggggctttatataggcgaagaggcggcgccgtaggg
It includes:
- the LOC127318710 gene encoding phosphatidylinositol/phosphatidylcholine transfer protein SFH13; translated protein: MSVRRRSHSMEGLFSLEEWKDRRSDIENSEDERRRLSIGGSLKKKALNASSKLTHSLKKRGKRKVGHRASSVTIEDVRDEEEERSVFTFQQELLSRNLLSDKLNDYHTLLRFLKARKFDTEKAVHMWAEMLQWRKEFGADTILEDFSFGELAEVLCYYPQGYHGVDRQGRPVYIERLGKVEPNKLMDITTVDRYIKYHVQEFERAFCDKFPACSIAAKRHINSTTTILDVEGVGFKNFSKTAREMLTRMQKIDSDYYPETLHQMFVVNAGSGFKLLWNSVKGFLDIKTASKIHVLGTKFQSKLLEVIDESQLPEFLGGTCTCASEGGCLRSNKGPWNDFHIMKLAHNKEAKLIKHTRRLSEIEQRARLHLLKGRNSDTSTVESGSDVDDLGSPMMRRALECSRLAPVREEMRTRESAAYYSCDDHFVVVDKTVDYGRGGSMPDKTSAPEVRVQALGTGTTQNVPDLGFSRNRRGSVVPKEIPEEGKFYRFLRLLLALAVRVFALFHIVRIQPETAMVDNPVPPAELEPISGDNPAMEAFSVDHISPVIGRLQRLESRVDELSSKPPEIPVEKERFLLESWDRIKYIESDLERTKKVLQATVMKQLEITESIDEVILSKLRRRRFCA